From Hydra vulgaris chromosome 07, alternate assembly HydraT2T_AEP, a single genomic window includes:
- the LOC136082681 gene encoding uncharacterized protein LOC136082681, with protein sequence MAIIKKYGKPDHFISFTCIPKWREITENLYPGQNANDRPDLVTRVFKLKLNNLLNDIFKHGVLGKVVTHVQVIEFQKLGLPHAHILLHLANDGKLETAQDINYIICADIPDLVVNRELYDIIKTCMIHGPCGILNPNSPCIKDGV encoded by the coding sequence atggcaattattaaaaagtatggtaaaccagatcattttatttcttttacttgcATCCCAAAATGGCGtgaaataacagaaaatttatatccaGGTCAGAATGCAAATGATAGACCTGATTTGGTCACTCGAGTATTTAAACTCAAGTTAAATAACCTCCTCAATGATATATTCAAACATGGTGTATTAGGCAAAGTTGTAACGCATGTtcaggttattgagtttcaaaagctTGGTTTGCCGCATGCCcacattttacttcatttagcCAATGATGGTAAACTTGAAACAGCACAGGATATCAATTATATAATATGTGCAGATATTCCAGATCTGGTTGTTAATCGTGaactttatgatattattaaaacttgcatGATTCACGGCCCATGTGGGATACTGAATCCTAATTCTCCCTGCATTAAAGATGGAGTGTGA
- the LOC136082682 gene encoding uncharacterized protein LOC136082682, translating into MSVKAVKYLYKYICKGHDCANVLINEQVKHNKVNTFLDCRYVNAPEALWRIFKYPISHMSHTTIRLKVHLSENQIVYFREGEEQVALDRAAQRDTHLTAWFKLNSENKGTHCYSYVDIPYHFVFNDKHCKWKVRQRGGNKVIVRIYKASPTGELIFLRLLLLQAKGATSWVDVHTVNGIVLETFREACVLKGLLLDDTEWQNTLAEAVLTRMPTQIRQLFSVILTFREPDDPLHLWNTYKAFMMEEFIYRQIPFILAEQATLRQIEKISNQIGKTQFDYKLPVVDEFIDFNLENLNDNVKQSIDEAIKMRTLLNVNQLNVSNAVLAALNKQPSEENQHSRLFFMDGPAGSGKTFMYNYLVAETISWGFNSATAAWTGIAATLLTNGSTLHGLFKLPVPILDNSTCNVTPNSIHGDFLKQVNCFCLMKHP; encoded by the coding sequence atgtctgtaaaggctgttaaatatttgtacaaatacaTATGCAAAGGGCATGATTGTGcgaatgttttgataaatgaacAGGTTAAACACaataaagtaaatacttttttagatTGTCGTTATGTTAATGCACCTGAGGCACTGTGGCGAATATTTAAGTATCCTATAAGTCATATGTCACACACTACTATCCGTCTTAAAGTTCATCTTTCTGAGAATCAGATTGTGTATTTTAGAGAAGGAGAAGAACAAGTGGCTTTAGATCGTGCTGCCCAACGCGATACACACCTTACGgcatggtttaaattaaattctgaaaataaagGAACGCATTGCTATTCATATGTAGACATTCCATACCACTTTGTATTTAAtgataaacattgtaaatggaAGGTTAGACAAAGAGGTGGAAATAAGGTGATAGTAAGAATATATAAAGCTAGTCCAACAGGAGAATTAATTTTTCTTCGCTTGTTACTTTTGCAGGCAAAAGGAGCAACATCTTGGGTGGATGTGCATACTGTTAATGGAATAGTTCTTGAAACCTTTCGTGAAGCATGTGTTTTAAAAGGTTTGTTGCTAGATGACACTGAATGGCAGAATACTCTTGCTGAGGCAGTTTTAACGCGAATGCCTACGCAAATTAGACAGCtgttttcagttattttaaccTTTCGTGAACCTGACGACCCTTTGCATCTTTGGAATACATACAAAGCTTTTATGATGGAGGAATTCATTTATCGCCAAATTCCATTTATATTAGCTGAACAAGCTACTCTTCGTCAAATCGAAAAGATTTCTAATCAAATTGGTAAAACGCAATTTGATTATAAATTGCCTGTTGTTGATGAATTCATAGATTTTaatctagaaaatttaaatgataatgtTAAGCAATCAATTGACGAAGCTATTAAAATGAGAACGCTTCTTAATGTCAATCAATTAAATGTTAGTAATGCTGTCCTTGCTGCATTGAACAAGCAACCAAGTGAAGAAAATCAACATTCCAGATTGTTTTTCATGGATGGACCAGCTGGTAGTGGAAAAACGTTTATGTATAACTATTTGGTTGCTGAAACCATTAGTTGGGGTTTTAATTCTGCTACAGCTGCATGGACTGGCATAGCAGCAACTCTTCTTACAAATGGATCTACATTGCATGGTTTATTTAAACTTCCTGTCCCAATATTGGATAACAGCACATGTAATGTAACCCCTAACTCTATACatggagattttttaaaacaagttaattgtttttgcttgatgaaacatCCATGA
- the LOC136082683 gene encoding ATP-dependent DNA helicase pif1-like, which translates to MPENEEGPFKGCIEIPYQCIIRENISIVDKIFGDAEQNVYPKRVILTPTNVDSLSINEEVLECLPGEVKIYLSADQIKIDDINERNNFPVEFLNSLTPSGMPPHCLKLKIGCVIMLLRNLDLKARLCNGTQMKVCALQYNYIDAEVLTGVSGGKRVFVPRIQLAPSDSNLLLVLKRRQFPVRLAYSMTINKSQGQTFD; encoded by the coding sequence ATGCCTGAAAATGAAGAGGGTCCTTTTAAAGGATGCATAGAAATACCCTATCAGTGCATTATTAGAGAAAATATCTCTATTGTTGATAAGATTTTTGGAGATGCTGAGCAAAATGTTTATCCTAAACGTGTCATTTTAACACCCACTAATGTGGATTCATTATCAATTAATGAAGAAGTGCTTGAATGTCTACCGGGTGaagtcaaaatttatttaagtgcTGATCAAATTAAGATTGATGAcattaatgaaagaaataacTTTCCTGTTGAGTTTTTGAACAGCTTAACTCCTTCAGGCATGCCTCctcattgtttaaaattgaaaattggttGTGTAATTATGctacttagaaatttagatctCAAAGCTCGGCTATGCAATGGCACTCAAATGAAAGTTTGTGCTcttcaatataattatattgatgcAGAGGTTTTGACAGGTGTTTCCGGTGGTAAACGGGTATTTGTTCCTCGAATTCAGTTGGCTCCATCAGATTCTAACTTACTTCTTGTTCTGAAACGTCGTCAGTTTCCTGTCAGATTGGCATATTCAATGACAATtaataaaagtcaaggtcaaacattTGACTGA